A single genomic interval of Helianthus annuus cultivar XRQ/B chromosome 6, HanXRQr2.0-SUNRISE, whole genome shotgun sequence harbors:
- the LOC110863849 gene encoding F-box/FBD/LRR-repeat protein At4g00160, which translates to MDDRLSGLPDDLLLKILSFVRLKDAIRTSVLSPRWRYLWTSIPHLIFSSHYFSTMDKLSDFVTHVLSRRNDQVRLSSFKLYLHGEHAHDVTQRIMNHAFSLNVHRVKFKGLLETGQWYTMPKVKVPLSLSCSQTLKRLTLIQGSCPCDEIVLTSAQEFSSLTTLHLRFVSFYDGFLSMCPNLKNLTLVGCKVTGSPVLTICHPRLSNLTIDKGDFWTLLSMWLHLD; encoded by the coding sequence ATGGATGATAGACTAAGTGGTTTGCCAGATGATCTCCTCCTTAAAATCCTGTCTTTTGTTCGGTTAAAAGATGCTATTAGAACTAGTGTTTTGTCTCCCAGATGGAGGTATCTCTGGACTTCAATTCCCCATCTTATTTTCTCAAGTCACTATTTCTCTACGATGGACAAGCTGTCCGACTTTGTTACCCATGTCCTCTCTCGTCGCAATGATCAAGTTCGGTTGTCTTCTTTCAAGCTTTATCTTCATGGAGAGCATGCCCATGATGTTACCCAAAGGATTATGAACCATGCATTCTCCCTTAACGTCCATCGTGTGAAATTTAAAGGTTTGCTTGAGACCGGCCAATGGTACACCATGCCGAAAGTTAAAGTCCCTCTTTCTCTTTCATGCTCTCAGACTCTCAAACGTCTCACCTTAATCCAGGGTTCTTGTCCTTGCGATGAGATCGTACTCACATCAGCACAGGAGTTTTCATCTCTAACAACTTTACATCTTCGTTTTGTCTCGTTTTACGATGGTTTTCTCTCCATGTGCCCCAACTTGAAGAATCTGACCTTAGTTGGCTGCAAAGTGACTGGATCGCCTGTTTTAACGATTTGTCATCCTCGACTTTCTAACCTCACCATTGATAAAGGAGACTTTTGGACACTACTGTCAATGTGGTTGCACCTCGATTGA